The region AGGCTTCATTTTGTTTTTTAGTAAGATAAGAAAGGGAGTATAAGTTTTTGGGTTACCAGTCGGTAGCCCTTTTTTGAGTGTTGTGGTATTGTAAGGTTATGGACAAAAATATTTTACGACGAATCTTCTTCGACCAGCATAAGAATTGGGAGCGGTTTAAAATTAAATACGGATCTCGCATCCGTAAGATGGTCGAAAAGGAAATCGAGGAATTTCATATTATGAATACAAGGGGGAAGTCTGCCCAAAAGACGGGAAACTTACAATAAAAAAATCTGCAAAGGCAGCATGGCGAGAGCTTGCCTAGAAAGGATGATTCGTCATATCACCGGTATCCAGGAAGCGAAAACCGAATAAAAAGAAAAGCCAAGGGAAATCCCAAGGCCCGCGTTAGCGGGTTTTTTATTCTTTTGTAATATAATGGTATCTAATTTTTATACGAATTTAATGCGCGATAATTTAAAATAAGATTGCAAGCATGCTTGGAAAGGCTTACGTTAAAACACTTTGGAGCAGCAATACATAGGCGGGCAAAAACAAACACCTACTGTCATTGCCGTAGTCTTGGATACGGCCCAGGGCTTGATTTACTGCGATGAAGGCAAATACCAGAAGGAATTTTCGGATTATTACTACAATAATCCGAATCGACTTCATTGGAAGCAGGATGTCCAAAATATGATTCACATGACTGTACTGCTCACGAACATCAGGTTTGAGTCCTCTTAAAACGAGAATAGAAAGGAGATCGGTGAACCGATATGATAGTTATTGGCCAGCGGCTTTGCCGGAAATCATCAAGGGCGCCAGATTGCTGCCGCGCCTAAATCTTGATATCACAGAGATTATTTTAAATGTTGGCGATAAACAACTTGAGTCCATGTGCTGACCATCTGTTGGGCACCGGTTTAATTAGATGAATGAGAAGAATCGGGGTGATAGCAGTGCGAAAAGGACAAGCAGCTAGTATGAAAACAAAATCAAAGTTTACTTTACGAGGTGAAGCTTGTGAAAAGTGGGCATGTGAGGAACCCATCAAACCGCCGTGTACAAGCGCCTGTCCGGTAAACGCGGATGTGCAAATGTTCGTCACTCTCGCCGCGCAAGGCCGCTTCCAGGAATCACTTGAAGTGATGCGCGAGCGCTGCACGCTTCCCGGCTCATTGAGTCGCATCTGCCACCACCCGTGCGAGATTGAGTGCCGTAGAAACGATGTTGAGGGCGCGGTCAATATTCGTGCAATCAAGCGCTTTGTGGCGGATGTCTGTAGGGATGTGCCGCGTTACGACCCGGTCTCCAAAACAAGGGGAAAGCGGGTAGCAATTATCGGCGGTGGTCCGGCTGGTTTAACTGCGGCGTTTGACCTTGCCAAAGACGGCTATGACGTCACCATCTACGAGAAGAACAATGAGTGTGGCGGCGCGATCTACACCAGTGTGCCGAAGTACCGTTTGCCAAAGGACATCGTAGTGGAAGACGTTGCGGCGATTGAGTCCCGCGGCGTCACCATTAAGCGCAATACGATGGTCGGCCACGACGTGCAGTTTGATGATATTGTCAAGGGGTACGACGCAGTGCTTATTGCCATTGGTCTCTCATTAAGTCGGAGGATCCCGATCCCGGGACATGATGCCGACGGCGTTCTGCTTGCGTTACCGTTCTTGCAGGAAGCAAACTTTAACAACAACGCCACGGTCGGCAAGCGCGTTGTCGTCATCGGTGGCGGCAACGTTGCGTTCGATGTTGCCCGAAGTGCAAAGCGCCTTGGCGCCGAGGAGATTAACCTGTGCTGCCTTGAGTGTCTTGAGGAGATCCCTGCGTTTAGCTGGGAACTTGCTGAGGCGGCCGAGGAAGGCATCAGGATTAACCCCTCATGGGGACCAAAAGAAATTGTTGCCAAAGGCGGCAAGGTTGCAGGCATTGTGTTTAAGCGTTGCACGCAGGTCTTTGATGCGGATCGTATGTTTAAACCGCTTTATAACGAGTGCGAATTATTAGAGCTTGAGGCTGACAATGTAATCTTCGCTATCGGCCAGAGCGCGGACATGACCGGATTTACCGGCACTTCACTTGAGGTTGATGAGCGCGGTCGCATCCGGTGGAACCCGGCAACGTTTCAAACTAATCTCACGAACGTTTTCGCCTGCGGCGAGGTTGTCATAGGTCCAGGCTCTTCAGTGGCCGCGATGCGCAACGCCCACGACGCCGTAATAGCGATAAAAACGTATTTAACCACCGGTAAAGCTGAACCGGTGCCAACTCTCAGATCAACGTCCATCGGCCGGATACCGCAGGTTACAATCAGTATGATACCGCAGCTACCGAAAAACAGTCTGCCGGTGCTTGATCCCGCAATCCGGGTGAAAAGCTTCGCGGAGGTAGAAGGGGGCTTCGATATTGCTACCGCCATGTACGAGGCGGGCCGCTGCATGAACTGTAGCCGCGGCGCCAAACTTGGACGCATGGAAAATTGTGCGGCGTGCTTGAGCTGCCTGCGCATCTGTCCATACGGTGCACCGTATATTACAGCGGAATGTGTTGCAGACTTCTTACGGGAGAACTGCGGGGCGTGCGGTCTCTGTGCTAGTGTGTGCCCAGGCCTTGCGATTGACATCGCGTTCAACCACGATACTCGGATCGATGAACAAATTGATGCGGGCGTAAGCGGTGTAACGGTGTTTGGCTGTCAGTACGCAATGCCAACGGTTAAGAACCCCTCGTTTTTGGTAACACCAAGCATGGCAGGTATAAATATGATAAACCTCATGTGTACGAGTCGCCTTGATTTGCGTCACTTATTACGCGCAATTACGAACGGCGTTGACGGCGTAGCTGTCCTTGCTTGCCAGGAGGAGAAGTACCGCCACAGACAAGGCGTCAATTTGGTTAGAGCACGCACGAATGAGGTAAAGAAGATTCTTGAGACAACCGGTGTCGGTGCCGATCGCATCGTCTGCTTCGGTGTACCAGCCAGCACGGGGGAATTCAGCAGGTTGATGGCCGAGTTCAAAGCCAGGCTCGACAAGTTGGGGCCCAACCCACTGTCGAAAAGATAAGGAGTGTGCAAGACAATGATTGTTGCGGAAACAAAAAGCTTAGAAGAGATAAGGACTATGTTAAACAGTTACGACCGTGTGCTAATAGTGGGCTGTGGCACCTGCGTTGCAGTATGTCACACCGGAGGTGAGCGCGCAGTTAACTTGCTGGGGACTACGCTGCGGTTGGCGCGAAAAGTTGAAGGCCGCGATATTGAGATCGGCGAACAGACCGTTATCCGCCAATGTGATTTT is a window of Sporomusaceae bacterium ACPt DNA encoding:
- a CDS encoding Ferredoxin--NADP reductase, with amino-acid sequence MKTKSKFTLRGEACEKWACEEPIKPPCTSACPVNADVQMFVTLAAQGRFQESLEVMRERCTLPGSLSRICHHPCEIECRRNDVEGAVNIRAIKRFVADVCRDVPRYDPVSKTRGKRVAIIGGGPAGLTAAFDLAKDGYDVTIYEKNNECGGAIYTSVPKYRLPKDIVVEDVAAIESRGVTIKRNTMVGHDVQFDDIVKGYDAVLIAIGLSLSRRIPIPGHDADGVLLALPFLQEANFNNNATVGKRVVVIGGGNVAFDVARSAKRLGAEEINLCCLECLEEIPAFSWELAEAAEEGIRINPSWGPKEIVAKGGKVAGIVFKRCTQVFDADRMFKPLYNECELLELEADNVIFAIGQSADMTGFTGTSLEVDERGRIRWNPATFQTNLTNVFACGEVVIGPGSSVAAMRNAHDAVIAIKTYLTTGKAEPVPTLRSTSIGRIPQVTISMIPQLPKNSLPVLDPAIRVKSFAEVEGGFDIATAMYEAGRCMNCSRGAKLGRMENCAACLSCLRICPYGAPYITAECVADFLRENCGACGLCASVCPGLAIDIAFNHDTRIDEQIDAGVSGVTVFGCQYAMPTVKNPSFLVTPSMAGINMINLMCTSRLDLRHLLRAITNGVDGVAVLACQEEKYRHRQGVNLVRARTNEVKKILETTGVGADRIVCFGVPASTGEFSRLMAEFKARLDKLGPNPLSKR